The genomic DNA CATAATAACAATCTGTGCATCTTTAGTTTTTAAAGTTGGTAACAAATAATAAACCATGTTTCTGATTTGTCTTTTTACTTTATTTCTTACAACTGCATTTCCTATTCTTTTACCTACAGATATTCCATATTTAAAGTTATCTTGCTTTTCTTTACAGAAATATATTATAAAACTTCTTCCTTTTAAATAATTTTTTTTCCCTATAATTTTTTGAAAATGATGATTTTTTTTAACAATATTTTCATTTTTCATATTAAGCGCTTAGTTTAGTTCTACCTTTTGATCTTCTTGCTTTTATTATCTTACGACCATTTTTAGTAGCCATTCTAGCTCTAAAACCATGAGTTCTAGCATGCTTAATTTTACTTGGCTGTC from Spiroplasma tabanidicola includes the following:
- the rnpA gene encoding ribonuclease P protein component is translated as MKNENIVKKNHHFQKIIGKKNYLKGRSFIIYFCKEKQDNFKYGISVGKRIGNAVVRNKVKRQIRNMVYYLLPTLKTKDAQIVIMARNQFITKTFEYNFNELKSLLKNFG
- the rpmH gene encoding 50S ribosomal protein L34 is translated as MKRTWQPSKIKHARTHGFRARMATKNGRKIIKARRSKGRTKLSA